CTGGGTTAACTTAGCGAGCTAACGATGCAATGCTTTCCCCCATCAAAGGCCCGGTGCAGACGTTCCCGTCGGCACAAGAGAGCCTCCTTAGCCTGAGTCGATCTGCGTAATGCCAACCGCCGGACCCGGCGGCAGATTGCTCGACCCCATAAACCAATACTATGCGGGCGTGCCCATGATTACCCTGAAGCTCAATGGTCAAGACCATCAACTCGATGTCAGCGAGGATATGCCCCTGCTGTGGGCGATCCGCGACGTTGCCGGTTACAACGGCACCAAATTCGGCTGCGGCATGGGCCTGTGCGGTGCTTGCACCATTCATATCGAAGGCGCTCCGGCGCGCAGTTGCATCACCCCGATCGGTTCGGTGGTCGGCCAGAACGTCACCACCATCGACAACCTTCACGCTGACCCGGTAGGCAAGGTCGTCCAGCAAGCCTGGCTCGATACGGCCGTGGCCCAATGCGGTTACTGCCAGGGCGGGCAGATCATGTCCGCCACGGCGTTGCTCAAGACCAACCCGAACCCGAGCGATGAACAGATCGAAGAGGCGATGGTTGGCAATATCTGCCGTTGCGGCACCTACAACCGCATCAAGACCGCCATCCGCCAGGCATCCACTCACCTGAAGGAGGCCAAGGCATGAGCCGGTTACCGAATGATTTCGCCCTGAGCAATCTCAGCCGGCGTGGTTTCCTCAAAGGGGTGGGGGCCACGGGCGCCCTGGTGGTTGCCGCGAGTTGGGGCTGGCAGGACGTGTTCGCCGAAGAGCCGGAAAAGAAATTCGGCGCCGATGGCATGCCCCATGGCTGGGTCGATGATCCCAAGGTGTATGTCAGCATCGCCACTGATGGCTCGGTGACGGTGGTTTGCAACCGTTCGGAAATGGGCCAGGGCGTGCGTACCAGCCTGAGCATGGTCGTGGCCGATGAGCTGGAAGCCGATTGGGCGCGGGTCAAGGTGCGCCAGGCACCGGGCGACGAGGCCCGCTACGGCAATCAGGACACCGACGGTTCACGCAGCATGCGTCACTGGTACGAGCCGATGCGCCGTTGCGGTGCTGCGGCGCGGACCATGCTGGAGCAGGCTGCAGCGGATCAGTGGAAAGTGCCGGTCAGTGAATGCCAGGCGCAATTGCACAAGGTTGTACACAAACCTACCGGTCGCGAATTGGAATACGGCGCGTTGGCTACTGCCGCCAGCGCCCTGGCGGTACCGGCTCGCGACAGCCTGAAGCTCAAGCAGCCCTCGGAGTTCCGCTATATCGGAAAAGAGGGCAACAAGGCCATCGACGGTGACGACATCGTCAACGGTCGCGCGGTGTACGGTGCCGATGTGCATTTCGACGGCATGCTGTTCGCTGCCATTGCCCGGCCGGCGGTGTATGGCGGCAAGGTGAAGAGCTTCGACGGCTCGGCAGCGATGAAGGTCCCCGGCGTGGTCAAGGTGCTGCAGATCGAAAGCCGCCCGCTGCCTTCGGAGTTTCAGCCGCTGGGCGGTATCGCCGTGGTGGCGAACAACACTTGGGCAGCGATCAAGGGGCGCGAGGCGCTGAAAATCGAGTGGGATGACGGGCCCAACGCCAGTTACGACTCGATCGCCTATCGCAAGGAACTGGAAGCTTCTTCGCTGAAACCCGGCAAAGTGGTGCGCAACACCGGCAACATCGAGGAAGCCATGAAGAGCGCCGACAGCACGCTGACGGCCTCCTATTACTTGCCGCATCTGTCACAGTCGCCAATGGAGCCGATGGTCGGCATTGCCCGGTACAAGGATGGTGTGTGCGAAGCCTGGGGGCCGAGCCAGGCGCCTCAGGTCACCCGCGAGCGAATTGGCGAACGTCTGGGTTTGCCGTTTGATAATGTGACGTTCAACGTCACCTTGCTGGGCGGTGGTTTTGGGCGCAAATCCAAGCCGGACTTCATCATCGAAGCGGCCATCCTGGCCAAGGAGTTTCCCGGCAAGGCCGTGCGTGTGCAGTGGACCCGTGAAGATGACATCCATTGTTCGTATTTCCACACCGTATCGGTCGAGCACCTCGAAGCCAGTCTGAACAAGGATGGCCTGCCGTCCGGCTGGTTGCACCGCACGGTGGCGCCGAGCATCACCGCGCTGTTTGCGCCGAACATGAATCACGAGGCGGCGTTCGAGTTGGGCATGGGCTTTACCAACATGGCTTACGCGATCCCCAATATTCGCCTGGAAAACCCTGAAGCGACTGTCCACACCCGGGTGGGCTGGTATCGCTCGGTGTCGAACATTCCTCACGGTTTTGCGGTCCAGAGCTTCATTGACGAACTGGCACATAAAGCCAAGGAAGATCCGCTCAAGTATCAGATCAAGTTGCTCGGCCCGGATCGGCAGATCGACCCGACCACCTTGAGCGATGAGTGGAACTACGGCGAATCTCCCGAGCGTTATCCGATCGACACCGGGCGTTTGCGCACCGTGCTCGAAACCGCCGCCAAGGCCGCCGGTTGGGGGCGTCAATTGCCGAAGGGGCGGGGTCTGGGGCTCGCGGTGCACTACAGCTTCGTGACCTATGTCGCGGCGGTGATTGAGGTCGAGGTCAAGGACGATGGCACCCTGATCGTGCACAAGGCGGACATTGCCGTGGATTGCGGGCCGCAGATCAATCCCGAGCGGATCCGCGCGCAATTTGAGGGCGCCTGTGTCATGGGCCTGGGCAACGCAGTACTGGGTGAAATCAGCTTCAAGGACGGCAAGGTCCAGCAGGACAACTTCCACATGTACGAAGTGGCGCGCATGAACCTGGCGCCGAAGGAAGTGGCCGTTCATCTGGTGACGCCACCGGGCAATGTGCCGCTGGGTGGCGTCGGTGAACCGGGTGTACCGCCCATAGCTCCGGCGCTGTGCAATGCGATCTTTGCTGCTACCGGAAAACGTATACGCGACCTGCCGGTTCGCTACCAGCTCCAGGGCTGGAACAAGGCCGGCGCGTGATGGACAGCGCCGATCTGAATGTCCTGCGCAGCGTGCTGGAATGGCGCCGCGCCGGCCAGCGGGTGGTGTTGTACAGCGTGGTCCAGACCTGGGGCACCGCGCCCCGGGCTCCTGGCGCCATGCTCGCGTTGCGCGAAGACGGTGTGTTGATCGGCTCGGTGTCGGGTGGTTGTGTCGAGGACGACCTGATTGCGCGTTTGCATGACGGTCGTATCCCTGCTGACGGGCCGCCGGTGCAGTTGATTACTTACGGTGTCACCCGGGAGGAGGCGGCCCGCTTCGGATTGCCCTGCGGCGGTACCTTGCGCCTGACCGAAGAGCGCGTTGGTGACCCAGGATGGGTCGCTGAACTGCTGGCGCGTTGCGAAGACCATCAGATCGTCGCGCGTTTGCTGGATATCGCGACGGGTGAGGTGGTGCTGCAGCCGGCCAGCAAGACCGACGTGCTGACGTTCAATGACAAGAGCTTGCGGGCCATTTACGGCCCGCGCTGGCGATTGTTGCTGATTGGTGCGGGGCAATTGTCCCGCTACGTCGCCGAAATGGCCCGACTGCTGGATTTCGAAGTGCTGGTCTGTGATCCGCGTACGGAGTTCGTCCATGACTGGGAAGAACAGCACGGCCGGTTTGTCTCGGGCATGCCGGATGAGGCGGTGCTGAGCATCCAGACTGACGAACGCACGGCCATCGTCGCCCTGACCCATGATCCACGCCTGGATGACATGGCATTGCTGACCGCTCTTGATTCAAGGGCTTTCTATGTCGGAGCGCTGGGTTCGCGGGTCAACAGCCAGAAGCGTCGGGACGATCTTCTCCAGCTGGGCTTGTCGCCACAGGCTATCGCACGGCTGCATGGGCCGATCGGCCTGCACATCGGCAGTCACAACCCCGCGGAAATTGCCTTGTCGCTGATGGCCGAGATCGTGGCAATCAAGAATGGCGTCGAGTTGAAACAGAAAAAGTCGATGCAGGAGAGTGCATGAGTACGTCGGTGGGCGTGATCGTATTAGCGGCAGGGCAGGGCAGCCGGTTCAGGCAAGTGGCGGGTGCCGACAGGGACAAGCTGTTGGCGGACTGTGCGGGGCGCGACGGCGCCGTTCGTTCGGTGATCGAGCAGGGGCTGGTGAATTTGCCGGCCGACCTTGGCAAGCGCGTCCTGGTTACCACTGAGGACCGCCCGCAAGTGATCCGCATGGCCCAGGCCCATGGTTTCGAGATCGTGCTGATCGATTCGACCGGCATGGGCGACAGCATCGCGGCTGGGGTAAGGGCTTGTTCGCAGCTGGGTGGTTGGTTGATCGTGTTGGGGGACATGCCGTTCATCCTGCCATCGACAGTGGAGCAAGTGGTGGCGGGTATTGCCGACGACGGGATCAGCGTGCCGGTGATCAATGGCGAGTACGGACATCCGGTGGGGTTCGGGCGTGCGTATGGACCGGGATTGATGACGTTGTCGGGGGATCGAGGGGCCAAACCGTTGTTTGCGTCGGGCAAAGTGGTTGAAGTGGCGGTGGATGATCCCGGGGTTTTATGGGATGTCGATGTGCCTGAAAAACTGAACTTCGAGTTGTAAATCCCCTGTAGGAGCGAGCCTGCTCACGAAAGCGTCAGATCAGTCAGTCTATTTTTTGAATGTGAAACCGCCTTCGCGAGCAGGCTCGCTCCCACAGGGGGTATTAAGTCGACAGACATAAAAAAGCCCCGTCTGGCATCACCAGGCGGGGCTTTTTATCGGCTTTTGGAATCAGACGAGAGGTTTGGTCTCGTGTTCTTTTTCCTGGGCCTGTTCGTGTTGCTCCACGGCGTCCTGAACGGAGCGCGGTGCTTCGTGGATGACCGACTCAGCCGGCTCGACAGCCACTTCGGCGGCCGGGGCAGGTGCTGCCTCGACCACTTCAGCAACAACCGGCGCTGGTTCAGCGGCAACCACCTCAGCCTGAGCGGCGGCAGCGGCAGCCAGTTCGGCTTCCTTCTGCAGGCGCTCTTCTTCACGCTTGCGACGACGAACTTCACGCGGGTCATTCGGTGCGCGGCCACTTGGCGTCAGGGCGCTGACAGGAGCGGCTTCGACCACTGGAGCAGGCGCTGGAGCAACTACTGGTGCTTCAACCACTGGAGCTGGCTCGGCAGCGGCAACCACTGGCTCGGAGACCATCGCTTCAGCCACTTCCGCTGGGGCGGCAGGTGCTGGAGTTTCGACAGCGGCTGGCTCGGCTGCCCAGTTGAACGCGGTTTGCTCTTCGCGAACCTCACGGACAGCTTCGGTCACGGTTTCGACGACAGGCTCCGCGACCACGGCTGGTGCTTCGGCGACGACAGGCTCGGCAGCGGCTTCAACCACAGGCTGGGCCTCGATTGCCGGTGCCAGTTCGACTTCCGGCGATGCCGTCACTTCGACTGGTGTGGACGCTTCAACGACTGGCGCTTCTACCGGAGCAGTCTCCAGGGTGGCGGCTGTGGCGCGTTCGGCTTGCTCGTTGGCTTGGGCTTCGGCTGGAGCACTGATCACGGAGCTGGCAACAGCGGCGGTTACAGCCAGGCCGGCGGCCAGATCGGCTGTGCTTGGCGCTTCGCCGTTGGCAGTGGTCTCGCCGGCTTCGGACTCTTCCGAACCTTCGATCACGTTGCCGTTGGCATCACGCTGACGCTCGCGACGGTTGCTGCGACGACGCTGGCCACGGGAACGGCGGCGTGGACGATCGCCTTCGGCGCCTTCCTGACCATCTTCCTGCAGTTGCTCTTCGTTGGTTGGCAGCTCTTCTTCAGCTGCGGCGGCAGCGGCCTGTTCGGCGCGAGGTTGACGCTCTTCACGCGGTGGGCGTGGGGCGCGTTCTTCGCGAGGCGGACGGGCTGGACGTTCTTCAGCGGTCGCGGCGGCTGCCGGGGCGGCATCCAGAGGCTCACGCAGTTCGCGCACGCGTTCTTCACGCTCGCCACGCGGCTTGCGATCTTCGCGTGGAGCGCGCGGTGCACGTTCTTCACGCGGAGCGCGTGGTGCGCGTTCTTCACGAGCGACTACCGGAGTTTCCTCGCGGGATTCGCGTGGTTGGCGTTCTTCGCGCGGTTCACGTGGTGCGCGCTCTTCACGCGGTGCACGTTCTTCGCGAGGTTTGCGCTCTTCATCGCGGCGACCGTTACGGTTGCGGCTTTGCTGGCGACCGTTGCGACGCTCTTCGTTGCGGGCTGGGCGCTCGGTAACCGGCTTTTCGACCACGACTGGCGCGGCAGGCTCTTCCTTGGTGGCGAACAGGCTGACCAGCGACTTCACCAGGCCTTTGAACAGGCTTGGTTCCGGAGCGGCGACAGGCGCGGCAACCGGAGCTGCGACTTCGGTCGGAACCGGAGCGTTGGCGCGGGCTGGAGCGGTCTTGACCGCGGCTTCCTGGCGAACCAGGGTGCGGGTCGCGGCGGCTGGCTGGACGTCTTCCACTTCGGCAGCGGCAGCAGCGATTTCGTAGCTGGACTGGTTGGTGGCGGCTTCCGGGTTGTCATCGCGCAGGCGCTGAACTTCGAAATGCGGAGTCTCGAGGTGATCGTTCGGCAGAATGACGATGCGGGCGCGGGTGCGCAGTTCGATCTTGGTGATCGAGTTGCGTTTTTCGTTGAGCAGGAACGCGGCCACCGGGATTGGCACCTGGGCACGAACTTCGGCAGTGCGGTCTTTCAGGGCTTCTTCTTCGATCAGGCGCAGGATGGCCAGCGACAGCGATTCAACATCGCGAATGATGCCGGTGCCGCTGCAACGCGGGCAAACGATGCCGCTGCTTTCGCCCAGGGATGGACGCAGGCGCTGACGAGACATTTCCAGCAGGCCGAAGCGCGAGATGCGACCGACTTGCACGCGAGCGCGGTCGGCTTCCAGGCATTCGCGGACTTTTTCTTCCACGGCGCGCTGGTTCTTGGCAGGGGTCATGTCGATGAAGTCGATGACGATCAGGCCGCCGATGTCGCGCAGGCGCAACTGACGGGCGATTTCTTCGGCGGCTTCAAGGTTGGTCTGCAGGGCGGTTTCTTCGATGTCGCTGCCTTTGGTGGCGCGCGCCGAGTTGATGTCGATGGACACCAGGGCTTCGGTCGGATCGATAACGATGGAGCCGCCGGAAGGCAGTTCGACGACGCGCTGGAAGGCGGTTTCGATCTGGCTTTCGATCTGGAAGCGGTTGAACAGCGGAACGCTGTCTTCGTACAGCTTGATCTTGCTGGCGTACTGCGGCATCACCTGGCGGATGAAGGTCAGGGCTTCGTCCTGGGCTTCAACGCTGTCGATCAGCACTTCGCCGATGTCCTGGCGCAGGTAATCGCGGATGGCGCGGATGATCACGTTGCTTTCCTGGTAGATCAGGAATGGCGCGGAACGATCCAGCGACGCTTCTTTGATGGCGGTCCAGAGTTGCAGCAGGTAATCGAGGTCCCACTGCATTTCTTCGCTGCTGCGACCGAGGCCGGCAGTGCGTACGATCAGACCCATGTCGGCCGGGGCAACCAGGCCGTTCAGGGCTTCACGCAGTTCATTGCGCTCTTCGCCTTCGATGCGACGGGAGATGCCACCGGCACGCGGGTTGTTCGGCATCAGGACCAGATAACGACCGGCCAGGCTGATGAAGGTGGTCAGGGCGGCGCCCTTGTTGCCACGCTCTTCTTTTTCGACCTGGACGATGACTTCCTGGCCTTCGCTCAGGACGTCCTTGATGTTGACGCGGCCTTCGGGGGCTTTCTTGAAGTATTCGCGGGAGATTTCTTTGAGTGGCAGGAAGCCGTGGCGCTCAGAGCCGAAATCGACAAAGGCAGCTTCAAGGCTTGGTTCGATGCGAGTGATCCGGCCTTTATAGATGTTGGCTTTCTTCTGCTCGCGTGCACCGGACTCGATGTCCAGGTCGTAGAGGCGCTGGCCGTCTACCAGTGCAACACGCAACTCTTCGGGTTGAGTTGCGTTAATCAGCATTCTTTTCATGTAGTACCGTCGGTTTCCGGGCTGCCGGAAACGGCGTTCGGCACACACGACTTCTCACGGTCGGTGTCAGGTGCGTCGGGAGTGGTTGGCCATTCCCGTGTCCAGCGATGGCGGCCAATGCGGGCCTGCATCGCGACGTACGCGTCCTGCTTGCTGTGGCTACTTAAGCACTCAGTCAGGAGGAGGAATCAACCGCGGCTGTGGACGAGATGAAGCGTCTTGATAAAGCCTATTGCTACACAGTCCAGCGGTTGTGCATCTCCACCCTACACGTATCCCTGATAATTCGGGTGCTGCCGCGCGCAGAATCCGCAGCGGGTTGGCATTTACCGTGAGCTCCGAAAGGGGAAATCACGCATCATGGCTAATTTAGGCGTAGTTTCCGAAGCGATCGCTCGGGGTCATTCGCAGCTGACTGCACTTTGTGAACTGGCCGTGAATATGGCTCGCGTGGCGAGTTGGGAACTCTGCTTCGCGGCGTGATTCAGGCCTCATGTCACCTGCGCTCGTTACACCTGCAAACTCCACCGTTACGTAGCGAAAGCCCCGTAGGACGGCCTCGCGTCCTGGTGAATTGCGTTGGTCAGGGCCGGTTTTTGACCGTATGTCCGCTGTCCAGGCCGCTTTTGGCGGCGTTCGCGACTATAGCAGCAATGATTAAGTGCTTCAATTCCATAAAAAATTGATATCATCCGCGCCATGACGACGACTACCCCCTCGACTCCAGGCGTACAACTGCTTGAGGTCTCGCCGGAATATGCCGGCCAACGAATTGATAACTTCCTTCTCGCCCGGCTCAAGGGTGTGCCCAAGACCTTGATTTATCGCATTTTGCGCAAAGGCGAAGTGCGCGTGAACAAGGGGCGGATCAAGCCCGAATACAAGCTTCA
This genomic interval from Pseudomonas putida contains the following:
- a CDS encoding xanthine dehydrogenase family protein molybdopterin-binding subunit encodes the protein MSRLPNDFALSNLSRRGFLKGVGATGALVVAASWGWQDVFAEEPEKKFGADGMPHGWVDDPKVYVSIATDGSVTVVCNRSEMGQGVRTSLSMVVADELEADWARVKVRQAPGDEARYGNQDTDGSRSMRHWYEPMRRCGAAARTMLEQAAADQWKVPVSECQAQLHKVVHKPTGRELEYGALATAASALAVPARDSLKLKQPSEFRYIGKEGNKAIDGDDIVNGRAVYGADVHFDGMLFAAIARPAVYGGKVKSFDGSAAMKVPGVVKVLQIESRPLPSEFQPLGGIAVVANNTWAAIKGREALKIEWDDGPNASYDSIAYRKELEASSLKPGKVVRNTGNIEEAMKSADSTLTASYYLPHLSQSPMEPMVGIARYKDGVCEAWGPSQAPQVTRERIGERLGLPFDNVTFNVTLLGGGFGRKSKPDFIIEAAILAKEFPGKAVRVQWTREDDIHCSYFHTVSVEHLEASLNKDGLPSGWLHRTVAPSITALFAPNMNHEAAFELGMGFTNMAYAIPNIRLENPEATVHTRVGWYRSVSNIPHGFAVQSFIDELAHKAKEDPLKYQIKLLGPDRQIDPTTLSDEWNYGESPERYPIDTGRLRTVLETAAKAAGWGRQLPKGRGLGLAVHYSFVTYVAAVIEVEVKDDGTLIVHKADIAVDCGPQINPERIRAQFEGACVMGLGNAVLGEISFKDGKVQQDNFHMYEVARMNLAPKEVAVHLVTPPGNVPLGGVGEPGVPPIAPALCNAIFAATGKRIRDLPVRYQLQGWNKAGA
- a CDS encoding (2Fe-2S)-binding protein; translated protein: MITLKLNGQDHQLDVSEDMPLLWAIRDVAGYNGTKFGCGMGLCGACTIHIEGAPARSCITPIGSVVGQNVTTIDNLHADPVGKVVQQAWLDTAVAQCGYCQGGQIMSATALLKTNPNPSDEQIEEAMVGNICRCGTYNRIKTAIRQASTHLKEAKA
- the rne gene encoding ribonuclease E, whose protein sequence is MKRMLINATQPEELRVALVDGQRLYDLDIESGAREQKKANIYKGRITRIEPSLEAAFVDFGSERHGFLPLKEISREYFKKAPEGRVNIKDVLSEGQEVIVQVEKEERGNKGAALTTFISLAGRYLVLMPNNPRAGGISRRIEGEERNELREALNGLVAPADMGLIVRTAGLGRSSEEMQWDLDYLLQLWTAIKEASLDRSAPFLIYQESNVIIRAIRDYLRQDIGEVLIDSVEAQDEALTFIRQVMPQYASKIKLYEDSVPLFNRFQIESQIETAFQRVVELPSGGSIVIDPTEALVSIDINSARATKGSDIEETALQTNLEAAEEIARQLRLRDIGGLIVIDFIDMTPAKNQRAVEEKVRECLEADRARVQVGRISRFGLLEMSRQRLRPSLGESSGIVCPRCSGTGIIRDVESLSLAILRLIEEEALKDRTAEVRAQVPIPVAAFLLNEKRNSITKIELRTRARIVILPNDHLETPHFEVQRLRDDNPEAATNQSSYEIAAAAAEVEDVQPAAATRTLVRQEAAVKTAPARANAPVPTEVAAPVAAPVAAPEPSLFKGLVKSLVSLFATKEEPAAPVVVEKPVTERPARNEERRNGRQQSRNRNGRRDEERKPREERAPREERAPREPREERQPRESREETPVVAREERAPRAPREERAPRAPREDRKPRGEREERVRELREPLDAAPAAAATAEERPARPPREERAPRPPREERQPRAEQAAAAAAEEELPTNEEQLQEDGQEGAEGDRPRRRSRGQRRRSNRRERQRDANGNVIEGSEESEAGETTANGEAPSTADLAAGLAVTAAVASSVISAPAEAQANEQAERATAATLETAPVEAPVVEASTPVEVTASPEVELAPAIEAQPVVEAAAEPVVAEAPAVVAEPVVETVTEAVREVREEQTAFNWAAEPAAVETPAPAAPAEVAEAMVSEPVVAAAEPAPVVEAPVVAPAPAPVVEAAPVSALTPSGRAPNDPREVRRRKREEERLQKEAELAAAAAAQAEVVAAEPAPVVAEVVEAAPAPAAEVAVEPAESVIHEAPRSVQDAVEQHEQAQEKEHETKPLV
- a CDS encoding XdhC family protein, whose amino-acid sequence is MDSADLNVLRSVLEWRRAGQRVVLYSVVQTWGTAPRAPGAMLALREDGVLIGSVSGGCVEDDLIARLHDGRIPADGPPVQLITYGVTREEAARFGLPCGGTLRLTEERVGDPGWVAELLARCEDHQIVARLLDIATGEVVLQPASKTDVLTFNDKSLRAIYGPRWRLLLIGAGQLSRYVAEMARLLDFEVLVCDPRTEFVHDWEEQHGRFVSGMPDEAVLSIQTDERTAIVALTHDPRLDDMALLTALDSRAFYVGALGSRVNSQKRRDDLLQLGLSPQAIARLHGPIGLHIGSHNPAEIALSLMAEIVAIKNGVELKQKKSMQESA
- a CDS encoding nucleotidyltransferase family protein gives rise to the protein MSTSVGVIVLAAGQGSRFRQVAGADRDKLLADCAGRDGAVRSVIEQGLVNLPADLGKRVLVTTEDRPQVIRMAQAHGFEIVLIDSTGMGDSIAAGVRACSQLGGWLIVLGDMPFILPSTVEQVVAGIADDGISVPVINGEYGHPVGFGRAYGPGLMTLSGDRGAKPLFASGKVVEVAVDDPGVLWDVDVPEKLNFEL